The following is a genomic window from Candidatus Eisenbacteria bacterium.
AATTGGAAATGGCTGGATTGCCCGGATAACGCAGACGCGAACGAGAGCCATCGACCGTCGGGACTCGCGAGAAACGCGACCACTCCGTCCGTGCCGCGAAGCGGCTCGAATGTGCCGTGATCCATTCGGCGGAGGTAAAGCCTCGGGCGCGGCGTTTCTCCTTGGGGCGCACCGCGCGGAACCGCCAACATGATGGCTGCCTCGCCGCCGGGGGTCAGTTCAACAGCCTCGGCCCGAAGGTCGGGTGGCACCGGCAGCGAGAGATGCACAGCATTCATGTGGGCGGAGCGCGAGGAGGGTCCGAACGCGTTCCACGCGAGGGCGCCGAGGACGGCGCTGAGGACGGCCCCGATCGCGAGCAGGATCGAAGAATGACGCCGTGCCGCGGCCGCGCCAGGCGCCACCGCGTCGGTTGGCGCGGCGAAATGACCCGACTTGATCTCCTCGAGCGTGAGCCGCGCCTCGCCGATATCGCGTAGGCGGAGTTTCGGATCCTTGGTCAGGCACCGCTCGAGCAGCTCGCGGAGCCGCGGGGGTGTCGCCTTGGGCAGCGTGGACCAGTCCATCTCGCGCTCGAGCGTCTTCGCGATCGTGTCGCTCACCGTCTCCCCTTCGAACGCGCGCTCCCCCGCGAGGCATTCGTAGAGGATGCAGCCAAAGGACCAGATGTCGGTGCGGCGGTCGACGATTTTGCCGCGGGCCTGCTCCGGCGAGAGATACGCCGACGTACCCAGGATCACGCCGGGGAGCGTCGCGGGCGAGATCAGGGTCGGCGAGTGCAGGAGCGTCGGCGAGGAAAGCTTGCCCGAATCCACCAGCGACGGGGATTTCGCGAGCCCCGACTCGTCCGTCGCAACGCGACCCTTCGCAAGCCCGAAGTCCAACACCTTGACCTGGTCGTTCGGCGTGATCATCACGTTCGAGGGCTTGAGATCCCGATGCACCACGCCCCCGTCGTGCGCCGCTTCCACGCCCGCCGCGATCTGGATGCAGATGTCGAGAGTCTCGTGTAGAGGGAGCGGCCCGCGCGCGATCCGATCCGCGAGGGTCTCCCCCTCGACGTGCTCGAGCGCCAGGTAGCGCCGGCCCTCGCTCTCCTCGAGGCCGTAGATCGCCGCGACGTTCGGATGGTTGAGCGATGCCAAAACGCGCGCCTCGCGCTCGAATCTCTGGAGGTATTCCGGATCGGAGGCGGCATCCTCGGAGAGCGCCTTGAGCGCAACGGTGCGGCCCAGCCGCGTATCGTGCGCGAGGAAAACGACCCCCATCCCGCCGCGCCCGATCTCGCGGTCTACCCTATAAGGGCCTATGGTGGCGCCGGAGGTGGTCGGCATAAGGGGCCGAGGGTATCACGAACCTGGGGCCGTGGAACCCTCCCTGCCCTCTCGGGTCAGGAGACCAAGCAGCTTG
Proteins encoded in this region:
- a CDS encoding serine/threonine protein kinase, with the translated sequence MPTTSGATIGPYRVDREIGRGGMGVVFLAHDTRLGRTVALKALSEDAASDPEYLQRFEREARVLASLNHPNVAAIYGLEESEGRRYLALEHVEGETLADRIARGPLPLHETLDICIQIAAGVEAAHDGGVVHRDLKPSNVMITPNDQVKVLDFGLAKGRVATDESGLAKSPSLVDSGKLSSPTLLHSPTLISPATLPGVILGTSAYLSPEQARGKIVDRRTDIWSFGCILYECLAGERAFEGETVSDTIAKTLEREMDWSTLPKATPPRLRELLERCLTKDPKLRLRDIGEARLTLEEIKSGHFAAPTDAVAPGAAAARRHSSILLAIGAVLSAVLGALAWNAFGPSSRSAHMNAVHLSLPVPPDLRAEAVELTPGGEAAIMLAVPRGAPQGETPRPRLYLRRMDHGTFEPLRGTDGVVAFLASPDGRWLSFASALSGQSSHFQ